GGCAACTCGTTTACGCACTTGTTTGAAGAAAGCGATCGCCGCAAGGCTTTGGCAGAGTTCTATGCTGCGCTCAATCACGACGGAATTTTGATTCTGGACCAGCGCAACTACGACTCGATTCTCGACTCCGGTTTTAGTACCAAACATACCTACTATTACTGCGGCGACAACGTTAAAGCCGAGCCGGAGCATATGGATGATGGGCTGGCACGTTTCCGCTATCAGTTCCCGGATGGCTCGGAGTATCACCTGAATATGTTCCCGCTGCGCAAGGAGTATACGCGGAGATTGCTCGTGGAAGTCGGTTTCCAGCAGGTGACCACTTATGGGGACTTCCAGGAGACCTACCACCAAGACGACCCGGATTTCTTCATTCACGTCGCGCGTAAAGACTAGCCGCATCCCTCCATAGGCTCTTATCCCAGCCAGATTAGATGAAGTCGGAGTGACAGAGTCGTCCAGCGCGATCGCGCTGAGGATACTTGGTAAGGGTCTGACGAGACTGTAGGTATGCCGTGAAAATTTGCGTACAGAATTTGAGAGCAATCACGTGACTCAAGCACCAACTAGTGCGGTCGATACCGCGCGCAACTATTACAACAGCAGCGACGCCGACACCTTTTACTTCACAATTTGGGGCGGCGAGAACATTCATATCGGACTGTATGCAACGCCCGACGAAGCGATTGCGGAAGCCAGTCAGCGGACGGTGGAGCGCATGTCCGCCCGGCTGCAAACGCTAAACCCAAGTGCAAAAGTCCTCGATTTGGGTGCCGGCTACGGCGGTTCGATGCGCCATTTGGCTCGGACGGTTGGTTGTCGATGCGTGGCGCTCAACCTTAGCGAGGTTGAAAACGCGCGCGATCGCGCGATGAATCGCGAGCAAGGGTTGGATCGCCTCATCGAGGTCGTGGAGGGCGACTTCGCACACTTGCCGTTTCCGGATGCGTCGTTCGAAGTGGTGTGGTCCCAGGATGCGATTTTGCATAGCGGCGAGCGCGATCGC
This region of Rubidibacter lacunae KORDI 51-2 genomic DNA includes:
- a CDS encoding SAM-dependent methyltransferase, translated to MTQAPTSAVDTARNYYNSSDADTFYFTIWGGENIHIGLYATPDEAIAEASQRTVERMSARLQTLNPSAKVLDLGAGYGGSMRHLARTVGCRCVALNLSEVENARDRAMNREQGLDRLIEVVEGDFAHLPFPDASFEVVWSQDAILHSGERDRVIAEIARVLKSGGEFVFTDPMQADDCPQNVLQPILDRIHLDSLGSPGFYRQQARKVGLAELSYESHSEQLTAHYTRVLQELQHRAAEVLAAGISQGYSDRMQKGLQHWIEGGRKGYLAWGIFHFRKP